GTCTCgccattttatgacatttttagtgcACTTATTCATAGTGTTGTGaagtcctgattggctgtagaggatcatcaattttaaataatttgtttcaagcattaaaatcattaaatactacaataaaaacacataaatgatgaaaaaaatatgaaaaataaattgaatagaaaataaagaaaaaaatatgtttgtcaaTTTGTCTCCTTTGTGCCGTATCTCCTaaacagaatgtgttcagtttgccaaaGTAACATACATTTTCAAGGTCCGTTTTCCTTCTATAACACTGTTAttctacaaaggtttgaacatggaagcgAAATTTTACAAACGTTAAAATTTGTCTTCAAATAAAAGTGTACAAAGTGTATAGTGAGAGCcttaaaaaatcataatcatCTATTGTGAGTTATTCTCAGAGAGTAATTCCTGCAATGAATGAGGATCCACTGCACAGAAATTTGAGTCTGAAGAGTTACCTGGTGGCTGATGAAGGCTCTGTTGGGGGGAAACCAAAGCCATTGACGTGAAATACAGAGTCCTCATACCATCCTGCAGAACACATAAGAACCCTTTAGCACCGCAGAGATGTTTGTGTCCAAGAACTACATGTTTTGGATCATCAGACATCTTTTTAAACTTCATTGTGTGGAGTTGAACAGAATTAGGATTACCTTCTGCCAAAACAAAGCAAGACTCTGTATACAAGCCATTATGGAACTGGTGAAAAAAGTGTTcaggaaaacatttctttaaatgaaaacatttagtgGCAAACTCTAAAGACAGTCAAAGGATATTGCTTTGGACAAATCCAGCTGTACTGTTCCACTTGGATCTTCAAGGTAAAATTTACCCtttcaaacgtaaaaaaaaccctcacattatacaaaaaatgatggaaaaaagtaacaattttgAGCAAAATAAGTCTTAGTTTGgtagtgatttaaaaaaataagtaaaaatgttttcatctaaCCTCTTTGAGTTGAGTGACCATCCCGAGTACGATTACCTCCCCGAGCTTAGCTGTGCTCCCAAGCAACGCTTCAATTGTCCTGAGCTGCACGAATAATAAAGGGTAAATTATTAGCCACACAAATGATTTAGACTCATTCAAAAATAAGAGTGAAAACTAGACACTTTGgtctattttaaatttgttttctttacctGAAATTTATTTTGACCTTCTTCAACAGCAGCTCCAATCGCTGGTGGGGTGAAGAGCTCATGACGATGTGTGCgctaaaaatgtaacaaaatgtgAGCATAATTAGAGTATAAGCCAGTTATTGTGACAGGTGGGACGTACCTGTTGTAAGATTGTGTAGCGCTCCCTGAAAAGTTCAGCTTTGTCTTTGGCAGAACCACACAGACTGGGGGCTGGATGATTGGTCATACTGATACTGCATGAAAAGAGAGAGAACAAgtaggaaacacaaaaaaatgtggcaacaataaaacacaaaatcagatTCCCTGTAATTAAGTTTTAActgaaagaagaaacaaaaataaaagctcacgGTAGAAATTTCTTCCTCTCCACGTTGTAAATGTATCTGGGCACATCAAAGGCTCCaatgatgttaaaaatattgtcaCTGTAAACGAATTCAATTACTTAGTGACAACAAACTTTTGTTTGGCAGCAGTTTATGACACTTTATGTCGTaacaacaagaacaaataagagggggaaaaaagataATCTAATGTTAAAATTGTTACTTACATGGTTTCATCACAAGACTGGGTGCAGTCTTGTACAGCAGTTTCAACCACAGCCAGCTCGATCATATTCGAGGACACTGTCggtaataaaaacataaaatcagaagAAGCTACTTACGAGTAACGTAATATTTCAAAAGAGAAGACATTTAGTCTAAAATGCCATCAACTTCTAGATAGAAACATAGTGATTGAACACGTGATCAATCCTTCCTTTTTGGAAAAATCTGTACACAAAAAGTACAAAGAGACCTGCAGAAACTGACTGCACTACACTTACAGGGTTGCTTCTCCACTGAATCCAGAACCTTCTCAATGACATCCTCAAGTTCAGAGATATTGACTGATTCCAGCACCTCAGAAAGATACCGACTGGCTTCACTGAAGAGGAAACACGCAACaacacaactttatttaaaaaatacatgaataaggAACATGTGgggaaaaagtaacaaaaaagcACTATAGCACTAATTTATACATGGATGGAGTCTGTAATGGAAACATTGGAGACTGTGTCTCTAAAATGACAAAGGAGGTTCTGTAGCCGGTGttactaaaacagaaaaaaaaaatgttatacagTGAATGCACAAAGTTAAGCTTACGGTCGAAGTATCAGTCCCCTCATCTTGAAGCCAGCCGTCACTTTGGACTTTATTTTCCGAGGTAAAtccatgtttatgtttattgcGCCTCAAGATTTGGCGCTAAAAGGCAACTTCCGTGTTTGTCGTCACTTCCTCCAAAGAGCGaatcttctttcttttcttttttcctttttctccctTTTCCCAGAAACTTAcaatttcattcaaaaaaattcattgtaataaatgtttaaaaaatgatcaggaaaacgaaaataaaaagACTAGCAAAATATTGCCTTTTAGTATTTGCTTTGGACTATTAAAAAGTGATAACCAtgaaagcttaaaaacaaaatcaggtcATAAAATCACGTAACatgtttaaactaaaatgtcTGGTCTCTTTTTTGTGAGCACTTTATTGAACTAGATGCACCTGTTGAcacaagttaaataaaaataatttgaaatttaaagtaaaatgcttAAAGTTAAATATGGCAATGATATGTACCTCACAATAAGTATATTGTTTAATTTACTACAATTATGACTAGTAAAGGGCAAATGgttaacttttaatttgaaagaccTTATTCGGAAATGTGGTTAACTTAAACGCTGGCGCATTTTTTCGGGGTTGAACACTGACGGTATTTTAATAGCTAGTGACACAAACCACAGTtaatacaagtaaaaataaaagtatgtttaTATCCGTATCCATGTAACCTATAGCATACACGATAAGTTCACATGCATTTATCTTGAAAATCTGAACCGGAAGTTCCTGCTTGTTTGTCCCCTGCACTCACGTTGTTTACACAGCGGATGGCACCCACGATGaacttgtgtgttttgtgttaaGTGAGCAGTTTTTGACAGCATGACAATAGAAGTACGAAGCTTGGAGCTGCACTGTAGACTGAGGGTATGTCTTATATTAATTGATTTGTAGAGTTTTGTCCCACAGTGTGTAGATAACCTGTAACGATAACCAAAGTTAGCTAAAATTGACAGTTCTAATGTATTCCTTATGGATTTTAAACACGATTTAGACGATTTTTTCCTCGCCTTTGTGCTCGTCGGACGTCGTTCTGTCAgtgttatttatatatttctgttttaaaaaaacgagTCACGTTTTTCTGCTTGTTATTGACAGCATGGATCCTACATTGGAAGGGGGGTGTTTGGAGCTGGTGGCCCGGGAAAGGAGCGGACACTCGGCTGTAGTGGTGAACAACCTGCTGCATGTGTGGGGAGGCTATATGgtaagagaaagaaagaaaaaaagaaatgctacCAAGCGAGTTATGTTTGAAAAATGACCTGTCACATCAGCCAAGTCTAAACATGAACAGAATTTCTACAGGTTTTATACTactatttatgtgtttttgtttttttctgccaattatttatttctgttataaaaaaaaaaagtgcattcgTAGCCTatatttgctgtaaaaatatatatttatcctTATATATATCTTTTTGAGGTCTGTCCTATGAAATTACTGTTTActgaacactttttaaaatggtaaTTAGCGTATACTTACATAGCTCTTTTATGCTTTCTTAGAAGGCCGAAAGCGCCAAACAATCACACTTCCACTCGCGAAAACCCACACACATATTTGCATATTGATCtgaatttaaattttactttactttttttagttttttttttctttcctaaaaCTTCCCACAGTGGATGCCCTTACATCCTCATGTAGGCTGTTCCACCTGTGAAGCCCACAGTGCTGAAATGTGGCCTCGccgtgtgtttttgttctgaccTTTGGGGCCACCCACAAACTTGCACCTGAGGACCTGTGGGAGGGtcataaactaaaagtaaatctCGTAAAAATGAAGGTCCAATTCCATTCAAGCTTTTATAAACTAACAAAAGAACCTTAAAATCgatcttaaagttttttatttggagTAACGTGCTCTTCCTTCTTTCTGGTCTTGGTTAAAAAGCGTTGAGTTTTGAACAAGCTGCAGCCGAATGATTACGGCTTCACTGCCGAACTCTGGTTCCAAcctaaccaccaggagcaatgtggggttcagttgACACATGAGCGGGCATGGCGAGAATTGAACCCGCAATCCTGATCAGAGGTtaaccactctacctctgcaccatagctgctattgtttattttgtttttccaccaaattttctttaaaaaatccaaaattcgGGTCCATGACAGcaactttcattaaaaacatccaaatgtaCGAATACGCGTGAGGGTTTAAGTGATGTGTTTCTATGGTTACAAGCTGTCCACCagtgttcaaaataaagtagTGCATACACTACTAGCTAATATGCATATATGGCTCTGTACACATGGcataatatttctttattttgtgctttttttctctttaaaattgCAGTCCGTCAGTGATGAGGAAATTTTTCTTCCGGGTGATGAGATCTGGGTGTATGATCTAGAAGGAGGAACATGGTGAGAAACTgtcttagcatttttttttttttttttaataaaactactAATATTCAGATTTAAATGGTTTGATGTCCTctcatttgtttataaaaagtgaaaattgaattaaCGAAtgacaattcaatttttttttttttttgaaggaagGTGTTTCACATGATCGGTGAAGTCCCTCCCTCCATGTCTGGGTCATGCAGCTGCTTCCTCAATGATCACTTGTACATATTTGGAGGTTGTGATGACAATGGACAGACAAATCAGgtgttttgagtttgttttcttcctaataaaacatttacgaGTTGtaaaaatcttgtaaatcaatgaataaATTCTGCGTAGTCAGAATAATAAatccagggaaaaaaaactaaagtatttACTGATCCAGTTTTTGGATTTGAACAGATGTACTGTGTCGACCTGACAGACGGTAAATACATGTGGAGAAAAATCGAACCAAAATCTGGTTCAGCTCCTTCACCACGAGACAAACTATCCTGCTGGCTTTACAATGaaaggtaaaacatttaaaaatactcagattGATTGGTGTCACGTCTAAACcagtttttataaagtttttaaagtttaaattctgCTGTTCTGTGTCTTCTAGGCTCATTTATTTTGGAGGATACGGTCGCAAACTTCTCACTGACATTAACAGCAGGAGCAGAAACTTTATTGCAGATGAAGCATCATGGGTAAAGTGTTTCCcttcttgtagtttttttttcttcagtcatgaagccacaaaattaaatatatttttcaaagacATAAATGGTAAATAGGTTGCAGTTAGTCTGTTTATAGATAATCAATTATATTTTCCTTAAGAAAACCAATAAAACCCAGAGAATTGTCTCAAACTGGAAATTATCTGTCAAATATAGTACTGATTGTCTTCATGTTAGGATACGCTTTTCATTAATTACAAAATATAATGCATTAATTCattttctgtgcattttttCAGGTGTCAGACGCCTTCTGGGGATGGAACAATGAAGTTCATGTGTTTGATCCCACAGAAGTCACTTGGAATGAACCACAAACCCATGCAAGTAGAAGACATAAGTTATACAGTCACTTATGCTTTTAACCTGatgtataaacaaaaaaaagggtcaCTCTTGCTATAATAAATAACatacaagaaataaaaagcacGATGGAATATTAGGGTCAGTTTACaagcattttcaaaaaaaaaaaatacaacttaaaatgtgtaaatttacgagaaaggAAGTCATAACggtgagaataaagtcgtatatttatgacattGAAATTTATAGGTaaaatttgttacttttttctcaccaatttacatgttttaaccCTGACAGggccaaattaagttttagtaacagaaaaaaatgtgatatttggggATCTTATGGGGTAGTAACAggtagttagcatttagctgtcTCAAATCTGCAATGCCTGCCCTGAAGAGGGTCAAAATCGTAAATTTTagtacttttaaagttataaatgtaCGGCTTTAATGTAAACTTAAGAGAAAatgtcatacatttacaagaaaaatacctggagcatcttgtgaagcttttatttccggataggtttaaaaaacaaagaaatgactTTTTGGCGATTCAAAATCAAGTGATCATcagtgaagattttttttttttttttttttttNNNTCGTCGCTTTTCATctcatctgtgtttttctttctaggGCCGTGCTCCTGCTCCGAGGGCAGCGCACGCTGGTGCCACACTTGGATGTAAAGGATACGTTTGTGGGGGCAGAGTCAGGGTGAGTCCTTCCGGTCCTTTTTTACATCAACTTTACATCTTTTAGCTCAAAAGCAGACAAgaaatttcttttttcacatcTAGGAAACCAGGACTAGTGACATTCACTGTTTGGATCTTGAATCGTGGACGTGGTCAGAAATGTGAGTCAACCTATGAGACATTTTtagtataaaaatgtaaaaatcctgATTGTTATGATTCTAAATATACTTCCCAGAATCCCCCTGTCCACTCCTCCGGTAGGCAGATCCTGGCATACGCTCACAGCCGTGTCCGACACcaccatgtttttgtttggaggTCTGAGTGTAAACTGCAAACCAATGAGTACgtttcatttaaaactttattattagtttttactCTTTTGTAGCTAAACTCTATTAATTTTGTACAATAAAGGTGATGGCTGGTTGTTTGacgttgaaacaaaaaaatggacgGAGTTGCAGCATCCCTTTCAGAATAAGCCAAGgtacaaatttatattttataagtttaaaaatacgacattaattgaatatttctgtttttctttgaggCTTTGGCACTCGGCATGTGCGGCCAAAGATGCAGATGTGGTTGTGTTTGGTGGAAGTTGTGACTACATCCTCCTGGTGGACTCTGTAAggaattttaaagtgtttaatttttcaaaaaagtaaaaattcttAATCTTTACATAGAAAAATGCGACTAAAATCGTATTTGTGAAGCAAATACAAGCAGGATTTGGTTTAACTAAATGTTCTATATTGACAACTGCtgataatctgttttttataatACGAATGATTTAGTTAGACTTACTTTGCAGGAAAAACattgaacaaacatttttaaagattacatATATTTCTACTAGATtagtctttcagttttttagtaaAACCAATAAGATAACTCATTAATAAGTGTTtactattgaacattttattctaatctaatcaaaaacatgctttaggACATTGTGTTTTAGGTCATATTtctaggtttttttctgttttgtaactacatttttgtcttttttttgttatattatgAAAAAACACTGGTATTTGGCAA
The genomic region above belongs to Oryzias melastigma strain HK-1 linkage group LG22, ASM292280v2, whole genome shotgun sequence and contains:
- the LOC112147907 gene encoding kelch domain-containing protein 1 encodes the protein MDPTLEGGCLELVARERSGHSAVVVNNLLHVWGGYMSVSDEEIFLPGDEIWVYDLEGGTWKVFHMIGEVPPSMSGSCSCFLNDHLYIFGGCDDNGQTNQMYCVDLTDGKYMWRKIEPKSGSAPSPRDKLSCWLYNERLIYFGGYGRKLLTDINSRSRNFIADEASWVSDAFWGWNNEVHVFDPTEVTWNEPQTHGRAPAPRAAHAGATLGCKGYVCGGRVRETRTSDIHCLDLESWTWSEIIPLSTPPVGRSWHTLTAVSDTTMFLFGGLSVNCKPMSDGWLFDVETKKWTELQHPFQNKPRLWHSACAAKDADVVVFGGSCDYILLVDSGHCNDAIVFQTQPYPLFRICQDYIAKNMRHSENLRRQLPLLPHKLLKSLQKRISFYRSSKKHLR